One window from the genome of Enterococcus haemoperoxidus ATCC BAA-382 encodes:
- the aguA gene encoding agmatine deiminase codes for MKLTSSNPKKDSFFAPAEFEPHEEAYMIWPERADNWRNGAKPAQTAYIAVAKAIAKFEPVTMFVSAKQYKNARQLLPESIRVMELSNNDAWIKDYGPIYVRNKEGEVRGVDWRFNAWGGLLDGLYFPWDQDDLIAEKLCEFNRMDYYSLKEFILEGCSIHLDGDGTLYTTEEVLLSEGRNGKLSKGEIEKILKDYCNVEKIIWLKKGFFLDETNGDIDNMLNVVRPGEIVLTWTNDPDDPQYEISKAAYEQLKNETDAKGRKLLIHKMYMPEPMYITTEESQGVDPVNGMLPRFPGDRLTATYVSYYTANDGIVYPLFNDKNDQAAGLLLKKLYPNRKIIGIPAREILLGGGNIHCIAQSVPKIR; via the coding sequence ATGAAATTAACATCTAGCAATCCAAAAAAGGATAGCTTTTTTGCACCAGCAGAATTTGAACCACATGAAGAAGCCTATATGATTTGGCCAGAACGAGCTGATAATTGGCGCAACGGAGCCAAGCCTGCTCAAACAGCCTATATAGCAGTAGCTAAGGCTATTGCAAAGTTTGAACCTGTTACAATGTTTGTTTCTGCTAAGCAATACAAGAATGCCCGTCAGTTATTACCAGAATCCATTCGAGTAATGGAGTTGAGTAATAATGACGCTTGGATCAAAGATTATGGCCCAATTTATGTAAGGAATAAAGAGGGGGAAGTCCGTGGAGTAGACTGGCGTTTTAATGCGTGGGGTGGTTTATTAGATGGACTATATTTTCCATGGGATCAAGATGATTTGATTGCTGAAAAATTATGCGAATTCAATCGTATGGATTACTATTCTTTAAAAGAGTTTATTTTAGAAGGCTGTTCGATTCATTTAGATGGTGATGGAACACTTTACACTACAGAAGAAGTTTTACTTTCAGAAGGTAGAAATGGTAAACTTTCTAAAGGGGAAATTGAAAAAATATTAAAAGATTACTGCAATGTAGAAAAAATCATTTGGCTAAAGAAAGGCTTTTTTTTGGACGAAACGAACGGCGATATCGACAACATGCTTAATGTTGTTCGTCCTGGTGAAATTGTCCTTACATGGACGAATGATCCTGATGATCCGCAATATGAAATTTCAAAAGCGGCATATGAACAGTTAAAAAATGAAACAGATGCAAAAGGTCGAAAACTGCTCATTCACAAGATGTACATGCCAGAACCGATGTACATTACGACAGAAGAAAGCCAAGGAGTAGACCCAGTGAATGGAATGCTGCCACGATTTCCAGGCGACAGATTGACAGCAACATATGTTAGTTATTATACAGCTAATGATGGCATTGTTTATCCTTTGTTTAATGATAAAAATGATCAAGCCGCTGGATTATTGCTAAAAAAATTGTACCCAAACCGAAAAATTATTGGCATTCCTGCTCGTGAAATTTTATTAGGTGGCGGAAATATTCATTGCATTGCACAAAGTGTTCCTAAAATCAGGTAG
- a CDS encoding MurR/RpiR family transcriptional regulator codes for MDFFEVVNPHVSELTKNEHLLFDYVVKNLNEIKNKSIREVADDCFVSTTTFLRFVRKIGFSGYSEFTTVIKYTILNQKKEEKVSPFVVSQKDYREEYLKNINESVRVIDKNSLITVGAYLKKKPIIYLFAKGMNKQLMQYAKYLFVAAGFLVVFPEDQSMRAVVQKQIKSDDLVFILTYQGKDEEWIRLMQRLKNTAHPLLVSITGADNNVVQNMSDINFYMFTDELFLNKMEITSHVSMLAILELILYQYLDNAEEGEYHLVFK; via the coding sequence GTGGACTTTTTTGAAGTGGTAAACCCTCATGTTTCAGAGTTAACAAAGAATGAACATCTATTATTTGATTATGTTGTGAAAAACTTAAATGAGATTAAAAATAAAAGTATTCGTGAAGTGGCAGATGATTGTTTTGTATCGACAACAACTTTTTTAAGGTTTGTTCGAAAAATTGGTTTTTCTGGCTACAGTGAATTTACAACGGTTATCAAATATACTATTTTAAATCAGAAAAAAGAAGAAAAAGTCAGCCCTTTTGTAGTTTCTCAAAAAGATTATCGAGAGGAGTATCTTAAAAATATCAATGAATCGGTGCGTGTCATTGACAAAAATAGTTTGATAACGGTTGGAGCATACTTAAAGAAGAAGCCAATCATTTACTTATTTGCTAAAGGAATGAACAAGCAGCTGATGCAGTATGCAAAGTATTTATTTGTAGCAGCAGGTTTTTTGGTGGTATTTCCGGAAGATCAATCAATGCGGGCCGTCGTTCAAAAGCAGATAAAGTCAGATGATCTAGTTTTTATTTTGACGTATCAAGGAAAAGATGAAGAATGGATTCGATTGATGCAACGTTTAAAAAATACTGCTCATCCTCTACTTGTTTCAATTACAGGAGCGGATAATAATGTGGTTCAAAATATGAGTGATATTAATTTTTACATGTTTACAGATGAGCTCTTTTTAAATAAGATGGAAATCACGTCGCATGTTTCGATGTTGGCAATTCTTGAATTAATCTTGTATCAGTATTTGGATAATGCTGAAGAAGGTGAGTATCATTTGGTTTTTAAATAA